A region of the Pelecanus crispus isolate bPelCri1 chromosome 1, bPelCri1.pri, whole genome shotgun sequence genome:
ACTGTACACTTTATGCTGTGTAAAGTTTCTTGTCTTGTCAGTGCCACACCTCCACTCTGCTTTTACTCCATTCAGTTCATTaataagaatgtttttcttccttaagtTTGGCAGAGTGatacttttcaattttttctctctaaaaccTCAATTATTCCGGTACTGTCTAGTATGTTAGACTATATAGGcacctttttctgaaatgtctctTCTGGTTTCAGATAACAAACAATACTATATAAGATTATTGTTGATCATTATATCTCTCCTATTACTGGCCAGCACAAGATTGAGGAAAGaatctccatttcttttttaagttatCTTGAGGTCACTGTTTAAGGTTACACAAGCAGAATGAATTTTATTAGTGaattttggaaatggaaatttcCTTTTAGGATGTAAATCAACATTCTGTGATCTTTTATCTAAGTTTTTTTAGCTATTATTTGGAGTTATGATTTCACATCATTGTAGTTAAACCAGAAACTTAAATGTACATATGTAAATTAGCATTTGGCTGTGTTTGCTGATGGAATATTGGAATTGATTTTTGTAAATGCTTTACTAAGAAGTAAATGCTTAATCTTTTTATGAATAGAACACTAGTTCTAGTAGTACTACAGTCTAGTAGCTGATAGGAAGAAGTAAGGTAACTGAATTgaaaaattgaattaaaaagtctttttagtCTTATGTTTTGGGTATTTCCTAACCAGACATTCCAAACACTGATGTTTGCCTTCTCTCTTTCACTAGTAGCATGTTTTAGAATGAGGTTTGCTGTCAAATGCCAAGATAAAGTAATCTATTTCTGAGCTACTATTTTCTCGTTTGAATAATCAGTAAGTACTGCTTTTAATGCATTGGATTCCTGAGAGGAAACTATTAAATAAAGGGAAACACAGGTGTGTAACAATGCTTTTCTCCGTTTCTGAGGAAACTAAGAATAACTTGTCAGTTCCTACCTCCGTTAAAAAGAGTAAACAACCCAAttaataaaagacagaaaaattttaGCCCTATGCCTTgtgtggaaaaaacccaaccttccTCTAAATGAGGAGATTATTAAAAAGTATACTATACCATTATTAGGAAGTTCTTCCTATACTTTTTTAACAGATCCTACTTTGCTGAAAAAATTGTTAGATTTTTTTGGCACATGTCTGTGAAGTGATGTAAGTTAAATATACACTAAGCTATTAAAGCTAAAAGGTGGATTTATTACTTCTAAGGACCCTCAGGTTTATAGAGTAGTATATCTGTGGAAGGAACATCTATCCCTTTTTACATACAGCTACACAAGAAACCCAGAGTTCACCTGTAGCTTCTGTGGGGGTTTTAACATGAAGAATGTCTTTGATCATGGAGAAATAATGAATCTTTTTAGAGATTTGTTAGGCTAATATCATGGAGATATTTCTGTGTAGATATTAAAGATGTTATGTTGATATGGTTAGTAGGTGTTTCACAGTACTGCCATTGAAAGCATTGCCATGTGTTCTGCAAGATACTGCTTCTGTATAGTAGATAAAATAATGCAGTACAGATATAATGAAATAAAGGTCTGAAGGCAGGCTAACATGTTGCTAATAGGACAGAAGTACTTCACACATGTGCACAAAAGTGTATATAATAAAAGGATCAAACAACCATTCATTGAACAATATATATGTTGAAATCTAATTTGAGTGTGTTTAAAGGGCCTCACCTCCAACATGCTTTTTGCCTTTAAGATGTTCTTCCAGTAAATAGAATTAGATCAAAAAATATCACTATACTTACTTTTCTGTTAGAAAcatgtaaaattttaatttaaaggtatttaaaatCTCAGTAGAACACTGAAGAATTGTAATACTGTTGACATATAAGTTCATGAATAAATGGATGTTGATATCAACAGGCATGTGCTAGTAAGtatgtctttttaaagttttaatctAAATCTACAAGCATTTGTTTCTGCAGACCCTTTGGTAAGAGTGAAAAAGGGATATCTCTCTTCTCATTATTGCAGTTGTATTCCTTCTTTGTACCCCATCAGTTAAGCACCCCTACCAAATTACAAATGTGTTATTCTATGAGTCACTAAAAATTCTGTGATCTTGTAACCTATTGTAGAGACACTGTTGATCCTGCTCTTATAGACATTTTCCTAGTATATCTCAAAGTTTCACTTTTGAGTGATAGCAGTGAAGGCGTATTTGCACAAATAAAGAATATTACTCAGTGATGGTTAGATACAGAAGATGCATCTTGTTGGtgtgctgaaaacaaaagctcAGCATATTCTTTCTGAGATGctttcagagaaaggaagatATAAAGTTGTAAAATGGCTTAATCAAGGTCATGTGAGAGGAGGATTGCAAAGCTACTCTAAGAAAATGCAATTATATTTCTCTTGTTTGGGATATAAAGGAAATCATTTACATCTTAACAGTTAACAACAGGATAAtccatttcttcttaaaaagtagtatattttcatttgataTCAGTATAAAGTGTAGAATGATTCAAATGTTTGTGAGATATATCTAGTTACATTTCAGCTCTCAGAAGTTTAGTATGAGAATtctatataaaaatgcatttttatctgtcaacaaaaacttttaatgagatatttaaataaagtaaataaagccTGTACTTATTctgtgagggggaaaaagtctTATCAGCGCTCCCTGTTAGACTTGTATTCGTGTGCTGTTTTATAGCATTGTGCAGCGATGTTTTCGCCTGAAAAAAAGTTAGATTCTCATTTCTAAACTCTAAGAGTTGTATATTCTAAACGTAGTTTGATTCCAAAGGTAAGCGAACAAGATATAGCTACAAGTCCTTGCTGACAAGTACAATATCTGCTTGGTGATGGGTCCCATTTGAGCCACCATTTCTCGAGGAACAGCTCCACGGCGGAAGCTCTGTCCGTGGTGCTGAAATCTGTCGCCATCGCAGCGTTGCTCTGCTCAGTATCAATGGGCCTTTACGTGCGATAGCGATTCGTCAGGTTTGTAAACTTCCTTCTTCAGTGAAACATATCGACTCTATGAATATCCTAAGTTTTGGTAGTTTAAAATTAGTATCAGgttcttctttctgcctttaaCAACTTTGACAATTACctttgcataatttaaaaatcctgGGATTTAACCAGAAAAAGGACATCTTTAACATGAAAGCAAGTTATTCATTTGTACGGGGtaaagtgaaattatttttccatgtcaTAAGTGTTTATAGACcaataatattttgaaagtatGCAGCAAACTATAAATAAGTGGAAAAGTTAATGTCTAAATACAAGAAGTAACTCTTCTTCTTCTACCTACAATAATTCTGTCAGCGATTCCACAGAAATGTTTACTTCATGCAAGCCTagaaagataaatatatattattatagagtttaaaaaatgttaaagtcTACTAAAGACttacaaaaaaagtttttattcctatttttacTTTATAGTTCAAGCTACCTATGCATTCTTTGAGTATATACTTCCTTAAGTGCAATATCCAGAGATaaccattatttttcttcaatattcCTATTTGCTTTCATATATATGAAccaaaataacataaaaattttgctgttgctttctttGTCAGGAGGTACCACATCTTTTCATCAGTTATCTTAATGGTCAGATGTCTTTTCTCTGCTGAGCTTAGGAGTCGAGTAGTCACTTTTTCCATCCTAACAGAATTTGGTTTAGCTTGTAATCACCATCCTGATCAGCAGCTTCTTGTGCACATTTGCTGGTTATGGGCCCAGTCGTACTCCCATGAGAACTTTAGCTTTAATATGAGCAGTCAGGTGTTTActgttctctttttgttttgtttcaattcATTTCTACTAATAATGTTTCTGTTAGTGATTTATTGCTTGTTACATTGTGAAAGTGGAGGAGGTTTATAAACTAGTCACTTGTTATTGCTGAACAGAAGTGTGCAGGTCCAGAAAGAAAACCTTAATATCATTTAAACTGTTCAAGCTATATGAGTTCCCTGTATGGCCAAACTAAAGTTTAGACATTATTAATAACTGAATTACCCTTTTGACTGAAGACAAAATATTGGATTTATATTATCTGGGTCTAAACATTGCATTCAGTTTTCAGGCTTCTGGGAAAATACCAAAGCAGCTCCAAACTTGCTGTTATCAGTAGCTAACAATCTGTTTCCCTATCAGTCTTATGTCTCCTTCCCGCCCTTCTTCTCTCGTCTTCCTCCCACAATAAGCAATGTGTAAAATATGGTTGTTATTATTATGGGTAAgtactttataaaaatatttattgtgtgTTTTATTGCAGTTATACAGcctaaaaccagcaaaaatacCCTATGTGCTCAGACTGGTATTTTAACAGGAGAATATGTAAGAAGATATTTTATCAGACATTAGAATGAGTTTGTTTATTGTCAGACAAGAGCTcccagaatgtttttttttttagaaacaaacaagccaaaaactattttgattttaatcaaaaatgtattttcctcatAAAAAAAATTCACGTACTCACTGTGTCTACTCTACAGAATTTGTCCATTTCATTACACCATGTGTCAATCCTAGTATATCTGTTCACTGCAAAAACTCGTGGCTAGTGTGTGTAATACAGCACAGGAGGAGGTATTGCTCAGTTCCACTACTTTtatataataattaaaaaaaaatacagaaaatgttctTGGCTACTTGCACTGTATTCCAGACTTAAGAGTCCCATGAAAGTTCTAGAAAATGAAGTTAATTGTATTTGGTTGGTAGAATTCCCTTAGAAGCCAGTTAGTTAAAATTCTTCTCTTACACTGAGTCAGTACATATTCCAAtttgtcagcagcagcaaagtccaGGCATCTAGTTCCTAAAAGAATGCTTTTTCTTGTTGCCTTTTATTCAGCACAAATGCAGTcatgtgctttttatttcagaaattaagtGATATACTGACACATTTATGACATATTAGTTGGTACACCTATTACAGTTGCTTTTACTTCcattgctgtgcttttttctttgcccaTGTCCCAAAGACTGATTAGAGGAGGATAAAGCTCATTGAGTGAAAAGGATTGTTTCTTCAGGTAATTCTTTAGAGAGCTGTGTCCAACGTCATAGTTCATTTCTCGTGAGATGCAGCTGTAGAGATATATCACAGAGATGATTCCCAAAAGAGCACCAAGGCAGGCAAGGAATCCTATTATGTTGTTCTTTTCATAGCCTTTCATTGCCAAGTCCAGTCCTTTTGTGGTTACATTGACACACTGTTTCTTATTCTGTGAATAGATAGTGGGAATATCTATACAAATTTTGTATTCAGTTGATGGATGTAGATGTGTAAGATTATATACCTTTATATCAGATGGTATTCGAGCGCTCTGTGCAGCCTGAGAgttttcagctttcagaaaggCTGTCCATCTAACACTGGACTTTAAGATTTTAGAACTTGCTTTCCATGAAACCAAAACAGAATTAGATtttatatcttttattttaatattcaaaGATCCATTGCTGTCCTGAGGGAAAGAGCCATCCACTTTAATCATGACTGACTTTAGGTCTGCCCCAACTAAATTTGTTGCTATACATGTGTATAAGccactttctttttgtgttaCATCACTTATGTCTAACGTTCCTTCGGAATGAATGTAGTATTTATTGGAAATAGTATTAGGCAAAAGTTTGTTTCCTGATGGTGTTATCCAGTAGATTTCAGGTTCTGGTTCTGCTGTTGCTctgcagtgtaaggaaatatgGCTGCCAGTTTTTAAATCCAGCGTAGATGGAAAACTTTCAGGAGCTATCAGGGGGAGACAGATTTCCATCATTTCCCTGAAGTGTATTTGTCTCACATTCTGGCCTTGGAATTCAGGAGGATCTACACAAAACAGGGACTCCGGCTCCATGAAGCgaatgtttgttttgttcatgtTAATCCAGCGGATGACACAATCGCATCTAATGGGATTGCTGTGTATACTAACTTCTTTGAGGTTAGGCAAGGATTCTATTGTACTGCGGTACAGGGCGCTCAGTGCGTTGCTGTTGAGCATGAGTGATTCCAGCTTGGGAAGTCTGTAGAATGCATTTGGATGAATGTATGATAATCTGGGGTTATTAGTAgcttctatttttcttaaatctggCAAATTATCAACAGCAAGACTATCTATAGAAATCAGTTCAGGCATGTTATTAATTCCTAACTCTTTTAGGTGCAGCATATTGCTAAAATCTCCTCGTCGTATTCTGTTAATGGGATTCTTATTTAGATCCAGAAATTTAAGATTTGTAGCCTTTTGAAGAGCAACGTGGGGCACTCTAACAAATCTgttgtcataaaaggagatgCTTTCTAATTTGTCAAGGCCAACCAAAGCATTATCTGGTATTTCAGTGAGGTTTATGCCTGCTAAAACTAGGCTGCGCAGATTGATAAGAGGCTTAAAGTTCATATCTTCGATTCTGATTATTGGGTTTTCTCCAATCATGAGAATTTCAAGATTAGGAGTAGCTTCAAACCACTTCCTGTTGATCATTTGCAGACCATTTGAGTTGAGATGAAGTCTGAGAAGATTATTGAGGCCTATGAAAGCTCCCGGTGCAATCACAGAAAGCAGGTTATGATTAATATAAAGCTCTTGTAAATTGTGGAGTCCAGAGAGACATTCTTCAGGGAGTTCAGtaagtttgttttcttcaaggTAGACTGAAAGCAACTGTGGTGTCTTTCTAAGATTAATACTGGTCACTGAGGATAAATTGTTCTGAGATAAATCTAGACCAGTTAAATTCACTGGGAAGTCTACTGAATGTTCAATTTTTGCAATATTGTTAGTCTGTAGAAGTAGAACCTGTGTGTCAGCAGGCAGTCTGgctggaaaattaaaaagaccTAAATCATTACAGTCCACTGTTGGAGCCTCCATATACACAGACCTGGGAGTGAACCATGGTCTGATCTCACATATACATGACTCTGggcagtctgcttttttttctacagcttgTACTAGTGCAGTGATAACTAGGCCaagtagaaaattaattttgagttGCATGTCCTTCATCTTAGCTCAAATGTTCAGAAAAGTAACAGACCCTTTAGTAATCCACAATTACAGTTTTGGAATTCAGTATGACCTGGTCAGTTGGTAATAGACAAACTTGCATTTGGCAAATGATGATCGCGAAGGACTTTCTTCCTGAGGATAAGTGATAAATTTGTAACCAACTTGTCCAGTAGTAAGAGGCATTTTGTGGAAATGAAGGTCACTCTGTCCTTGATGACATAAAATTGATAAGCTTTGTGAAGATGAAGTATGTATAGATGGTCATAGGAGATTAAGCAATTCATTTATTTAGTAGTATTAACTTCAAATCCCATGATTGATTAGTGTTTGCAGGAATGACAGGATGACCTAAAATAtaagaagaggaaataattaGTATAAGAAACTATAAAGTTATAAATTAATTTAGCCATCTTTTGCTCTCTAATGTTAATTATTgcaagtaagaaaagaaaatgactgtgGTGCCTAGAGTATTGTAGTGGTATCCAGACAGCATAAATGAAGTTAATATAGTAATATATCTTTAGACTTGTAGCTTGTCATACATCCAGTGGAGCATTGCTCTACAGAAAGACGAAGATCCACAAAGTATGAAGCAAAATATATCAGTGAGCTATTTCTACATATTTTATGCTTctttagaatattttcttttttctttcagttatcaCTAGAAACAGACTGAGTTCTGTtggctttgaaaatgtaaacacTGAGCAAAATCCTACAGAGACTGAATATTTAACTTTTGAACATGAAGTTTGTGAATATATAAGAACACAATTTATGTGtaatcaaaggaaaaaggaatggTTGGATTAATACACATTCCTAATGATGACATTCTTAGGCAAGCCTGTGAGACATTGATACAGAAGTATACAAAATTGATAATCCACAGGTTTTAtcattttctaattctttttgtAGCTGCTGTTTAggaagaaaccttttttttttctttaaaacgaTAATTAGAAAGAAATATGTACCTCATAATAAATAGCTTGTCATCCTGGAAAATTCAGACTAATTAGTGGATTGCTTATTTTGGCTTCAATAACTTCAATTGCAAGGaataataacaacagaaaagtgTCTTTATAGtgataagaaggaaaaaaaaacctacactAGCAATTGCCTCTTTGGTCTGTAGCTCTGTAAGTATCTGAAATTTGCTGTGAAGCTGCAGATTGTCTTCATGTCCCAAATTATAGTAAAGACTGAAGCTTAGCATCCTGAAGCATTAAATGTGTCCTCTCCAGATTTTTGGTATGTACTTGTTTTTtctggggggaaagaaaatccTGCTATGAGTGTAGGTTGTGTTCCAAGCCATATAATTCAAaagcttctgtgttttcatgtaTGAAGTAATACACATTAACTCTTTTGTTCGCTTGAGAAGATAGACTTTGCACTAACTTTAAATGGACTTTGTCTCAGAAAACTGCCATATGGTACACATTTATGCCCTTTCTTCCCTTGCCTCTAGCATTAAAATTCAGTGCCATTGTTTACAAACTGTAAGATAAGATCAATGCTTCATTGACATTGATAAATAACTTTTGAGGTGTTGCTGGTATAGATAGACAGAATTACAAAAGTTAAGTGTCAAGGATTTGGATTTTAGGCTTCCTTTCCAGGCCCAGGAGGATTGGGCATATTGACCACATAGGTATTCCATATCAGCTCAGAGGAAAGGTGTTGGACCATGTTGAGTGACATGAGCATTAGGCCAATTTGAAGTATATTTGGAAAGTCTTTGAGGCTGATGTTTGTGTTATGTACATTTAAggacatttaatattttattttaacatgtaaCTGTATTAATAAAGTGAACAGACAATGTGTGAGataaacatacagaaaacattctGCTGTTTTGAGGATTAATAATATGTTTTTGTGCAAATGGCCCAGTTTatactgaaatgcaaagacATGCTGACTGAAATAGTAAAAATGTAATCTGTTCCTTTGTTCTGGGAAATGAGATGAACATGAGgcttgcagaaaaataaaggtttgtGTTGGACAGTTAATGCCTATAACTTGCTCTTAATTTTGCCACCAGGAGGCAAGGTGATACACCTATATGGAGTACTATCGCATTTCCTAAAGATCTCAGTAGAAACCATTCTATGCCAAATGCACAGATGTAATTTACTATGTAGGTAGAAAAGAGGATGTCTGTGTTGGGGAATTTTTTGAGTCGTGTTCTTGATGCACTTTCTAAAGCACATGTCCCATTGACGTCTGGAATTTTATTTGGATTGTATATTAAAAACATGTCTGTATGTGTGGCAAATACAAAATGTAAGCTTCTAATAATTGAAAGGTAATTGGAAATCTTACCTGAATAGTAAATTAATTGAGTTTCAACACACTGCTACTGCAGCTATCaaatctcagcattttgatCCCACTATGATGCTCAGGGATTTTTGCTCAGTAGAGGTACTGGGAAAGTATTCTGGGAAAGTATAACTGCATAGTtcacctgtttttcttctcctccctggACATTTGCTATTGGCCACTGTGAAAAATAGGATGTGGACCAAGATGGACTTTTCATGTGTGTCCCAGGTACCTGTGAGACTGTACCAGTTAAAACACATAAACTACTACATTTTCGTGTACGTAGAGCAGACATCCTCCTGGATTTGAGtttgtactcctcctgagtttaCGCTCCAGCTTCTATGGGATTCTCAAGCCAAAAAGAAGGGCACCAGTGGACATTTTCATGTCATATGTATTAGAGTGGGCTTTctgcaaaaggcagaaaaaaaaaaaaaaaaagagtttggaGATCCAGGTCAAAATTCTTCTCCTTTATGATTTACTCTGatgtcttttctctttctggtgAACTCTCCAGCTAATAAGCCACCGCTCAAGCTCATACGGTGTTCTAGCATAAATCTTTCTTATTTCTCCAGTTAGAGTGCTCCTGCCTTGTATAAAATATTCACTGGGGTTGAGTGCCTTGAATAACAGATTGTAGAATAATTTTCACACACTCTCCCAGCCTGCACAGTCATCGTTCCAAAATACATTGTTTcacttcagaaagatttttggTTTAAATAGTGTTGTATCTATGTattatttcacattaaaatGATTTGGTATTAACTACCATTCAAGGTGTGGAATCAAAGAATGTTTCCAGAGTAGTATGGACATCCATAGTGGCTTATGAGATCACAGaattatagaatagaatatcTCAacttggaagggacccataaggatcatcaagtccaacgccctgctcctcacaggacaagCTAAAACAAAATCATATGACTGTAGTACACATCATATGACATAGTACACGAAAAAGTGAAGTAGTGAAATGCACAGCAAAAATGTATAGAACCATTTGAGtggcaaaacatttttgttggtCTTTTTGTTTGTGATAGTATTATTGTGTGACTCTGATATACAACATTGACAGAGAAGGTAAGAAAACATGGATTACTGATGTTAAGTTTTCTGGTCCCacttgaagaaatgaaaaaccagAATCAAGTTATGTGGTATGACTTTGCTTATGCCAACTGGTTGTATTGTTTATGTATGTGTGTCCGAGTGTATGTAATTAATTTCTAACCTTGAGATGTGTACAAACTATTTTGAACTGAGAAGTGAGCTGCAGCTTACTGTAACAAAATAAACCTCATGTAAATTGATATCTTGCACTCCATACTATAAACTGTAATTGAAGTTCAGTTTCCTTGAAGAATGTAACATCACAGAGATAAATGTATTGGAAAATAAGCACTTAACTTTGTGATACTTTGAACTTTGGGAATGCATTGATTCCCTTTCTTCATTAATATACTGATAATAGTAAATATGTTCTGATAACACTAAATAAAGGATAAATTGAAATACTCTTACagtaattttcagaatttttattaaTGGGTTTCAGTGCTTTAAAGCT
Encoded here:
- the LRRN3 gene encoding leucine-rich repeat neuronal protein 3; amino-acid sequence: MKDMQLKINFLLGLVITALVQAVEKKADCPESCICEIRPWFTPRSVYMEAPTVDCNDLGLFNFPARLPADTQVLLLQTNNIAKIEHSVDFPVNLTGLDLSQNNLSSVTSINLRKTPQLLSVYLEENKLTELPEECLSGLHNLQELYINHNLLSVIAPGAFIGLNNLLRLHLNSNGLQMINRKWFEATPNLEILMIGENPIIRIEDMNFKPLINLRSLVLAGINLTEIPDNALVGLDKLESISFYDNRFVRVPHVALQKATNLKFLDLNKNPINRIRRGDFSNMLHLKELGINNMPELISIDSLAVDNLPDLRKIEATNNPRLSYIHPNAFYRLPKLESLMLNSNALSALYRSTIESLPNLKEVSIHSNPIRCDCVIRWINMNKTNIRFMEPESLFCVDPPEFQGQNVRQIHFREMMEICLPLIAPESFPSTLDLKTGSHISLHCRATAEPEPEIYWITPSGNKLLPNTISNKYYIHSEGTLDISDVTQKESGLYTCIATNLVGADLKSVMIKVDGSFPQDSNGSLNIKIKDIKSNSVLVSWKASSKILKSSVRWTAFLKAENSQAAQSARIPSDIKVYNLTHLHPSTEYKICIDIPTIYSQNKKQCVNVTTKGLDLAMKGYEKNNIIGFLACLGALLGIISVIYLYSCISREMNYDVGHSSLKNYLKKQSFSLNELYPPLISLWDMGKEKSTAMEVKATVIGVPTNMS